The Candidatus Poribacteria bacterium nucleotide sequence GACACCGCTCTGTCCGCCGCCGTGTCCGACGACGACGGTTCGCAGCGACCGGTCGTTCATGTCGATGCACCGGGGATACACGATGCGGTTCGTGTCGATCCGCAGTTCGTTCCCCTTGTCGAGATGGTTGTCGAGCATCGCCGCGAGCAGGTTGTGGGCGGCTCCGACGGCGTGGATGTCGCCGGTGAAGTGAATGCTGATCGCCTCACGCGGCTCGACCCCGGACTTGCCGCTACCGACCGCGCTGCCCTTGACGCCGAAGACGGGTCCCAGCGACGGCTGGCGAAGGGCGACCACCGTCCTCTTGCCAATGTGCGTCAAGCCCTGACCCAAGCCGATGGACGTCAGCGTTTTTCCCTCGCCAGCGGACGTCGGAGTGATCGCCGTGACCAAGATGAGCCGGCCGTCTGACTGTTGCTGACGCGCCGTGAGGGCTGACAGCTTCACTTTGCCGATGTGCCGCCCACGCAGCTCGTATTCGTCGTCCCGAAGCCCCAGCGATCGCGCGACATCCTCAATCGGTCGTAGCGACACCGAGTAGCCCTCCACTA carries:
- a CDS encoding formate--tetrahydrofolate ligase, which encodes MEGYSVSLRPIEDVARSLGLRDDEYELRGRHIGKVKLSALTARQQQSDGRLILVTAITPTSAGEGKTLTSIGLGQGLTHIGKRTVVALRQPSLGPVFGVKGSAVGSGKSGVEPREAISIHFTGDIHAVGAAHNLLAAMLDNHLDKGNELRIDTNRIVYPRCIDMNDRSLRTVVVGHGGGQSGV